Within the Dolichospermum compactum NIES-806 genome, the region GGCAGCTTTTAAAAACTCCTCTCTGTCAATTATTTCTACTTCTGCATAGGTTAATAACTTCAATAAATCATAGGTGTAAAAACGTCCTTGATCCCAAACTGCGGCTTGGACATCAGAACCACCTCTAAACCTTAATAACTCCTGTTGTACAGCTTTACCTGAACCACATTTATCATGACCTAAAGCAAACCAATGTCCACGTTTTTTATCCAGTTGTTCACCGTAAATCAGCCGCAAATCCTCAGATATTTTATTTTGTAATTGTTCTATTACTCCTTCTTTTTTCCGACTCATATTCAGTAACATTCCTTGGGCTTGTAATGCACCCCAATATTTATGATATGCATCAAAATCTTTAGGTGCATTAAACACTTCTTCAATAATTTCTCGGAATTGATGACGATCATATTCTGGATTAGTTAATTCTTTCTCTAATCTAGATTTAATCCAAGGAGTACGACCCGATAAAAGGATAAAAGCCTGATATTCATGAAATCCTGGATGACGACCTAAACGCCCCAACCGCTGAATAAATGTAGCAGAATCACTAGCTTCAAAAATTAATAAATGAATGCGAAAATCTACACCCACATCAACGGCAGAAGTTCCCACAACTAATACTGGTTGGTCAGAATTTTCTGATTCATTCCGAGTTTTAGCCCTCTCTTGTTTATCAATGCGTCCACTAACTTCACGGACTATAATATCAGGCATTAACTTCTGTAATTCTCGGACTGTTCTACTAACTAAAGCCACAGAATTAAGAATAATTACGCCTCTACCTCTACCTTCTTTTTTAAGAAGATTACGGATTGTTTCATATTCTTGAATTAACCAAGTCAGAGAATCACCATCTTTATCTAATTGAATAAATTCTAAGTTGATGGGTTGACAAATTTGCCGATATCCAGGGGTTGGTTGATTTTGATATTCTCCACTAATTGTTTTTAACTTAAAGCCAGCAGTTTGTAATAATTTAATGAATTGTGGTTTAGGAGTTGCAGAAGTAAATAAAACTCGCATGGGACGCTTTTTAGGACGATTATGGCGAATTAATAATAAACTGTTGAGAATTGCTGATTCTTGATGTAATCCAAAAATATGAAATTCATCAGCTATGTATAAATCGGGATGACTTGCAAGAGTTAATGGTAATAATTCACCGTGATTATAAGCAGGATTTTGATAACGAAAATGAGTAACTAAATGAAAAATATCAGGATTTGTCAGAATTATATATTTATGCTTGAGAATAAATAGTAATTCTTTAAATTTGTTACTTTTTTCTGCCTGTGCCACTAATTCTGCTAACTTTGCACCATAGAGACTTTCTACATCATTAATATCCGGCAAATTAAACTTTTGATAATAATCAATAATCTGTCTTTCTTGATCTGTAACTAATTCAATAGTTGGATAAAGTCCTATTACTTGAAAATCAGGATTTAGCAAACTTACCAAATAAGCAGCTAAGGATTTACCATCACCTGTAGCAGATCTATTAAATATAATTTCTACATCACTATTGGTAATAGCGTTATAAGTTTCCGCTTGATGAGAAGATAGAGGACAATGATTACCTTCTCCGAAATTAGGCGCTTGTTGTTTGACTTTGCAGGTTTGCATACATCCCAAAGCACAAGCACCTACCCCTCCATTCAGTTTGGAGTATAATGGCAGTAAAGAAATTTTCACGGTGAAGTAAGTATTTATTTGGATGAGATTAATGTAATACTTCTCGAAAAAGAAATGTTATCAAAAAATGACTATATTTCATTAAAAATCTAGTGAAAGTGGGTAAATTAAACCATCAGGGCGCGGAAACCGCACCCCTACAGGAAATGATGGTTTTAATGCTGATATAAATAACTTCTATGCAGCAATTGGTAAGAAGCCTATGGGAATCAAGCTTATACGCCAATAACGCCTATTAGATGGACTTATATCTACAATTTCAGCCATCAATACACCTTGGGAGTATGAAATCTCAAGCTTTCCATTCCTTGCTTTTTTACGGAAGTAGTCAGCTTTTATCTTTTTCTGTGTGATATGGGGGGGTAAAATCCCATGTGTTAACCTGGGTAACGAATCCCGAATGTCAACGGGACTGAAACTTGATTTAGGCAATATGAATTGCTATCCCCCCCTCAGAAATTTTCTAATCATATAAAAATACAACTTGCATTATATAGGTTTAACTAAGTCTAAGCAAAATCTGACTTAGTTAGTAATACTAGAGATAGTGTATTGCTTCTCTATGTAAAGATGTCATCAAAAAATGATACGCACTCTCATCAACTAGGGTTCGCGCTGGAGATACTGAAGTTACTGGCGGAAAAACCCTTAAAAAAGTCTGAATTAATGATATTATTAGGCGATCGCAATTTTGCAGATGGTGACTTATCACAAAAAATTACCCGCACTATCAGTAAACTGCGAGACTGTGGGTTTGAAATCACATCTGCACCCAATCGTCCTTATGAATTAGTTACATCAGCATTTCCTGTTATCCTATCCAAAGAACAACAAAAAGCATTAGCAATGGCGGCTGAATTATTAGCAAATCTAGGTTTTTCAGCGGAAGCAGGACATATTTATCAAATAGGTAAATTTCATCAACAAAAGAAATCTGCACTCACTACAGA harbors:
- the cas3 gene encoding type I-D CRISPR-associated helicase Cas3'; translation: MKISLLPLYSKLNGGVGACALGCMQTCKVKQQAPNFGEGNHCPLSSHQAETYNAITNSDVEIIFNRSATGDGKSLAAYLVSLLNPDFQVIGLYPTIELVTDQERQIIDYYQKFNLPDINDVESLYGAKLAELVAQAEKSNKFKELLFILKHKYIILTNPDIFHLVTHFRYQNPAYNHGELLPLTLASHPDLYIADEFHIFGLHQESAILNSLLLIRHNRPKKRPMRVLFTSATPKPQFIKLLQTAGFKLKTISGEYQNQPTPGYRQICQPINLEFIQLDKDGDSLTWLIQEYETIRNLLKKEGRGRGVIILNSVALVSRTVRELQKLMPDIIVREVSGRIDKQERAKTRNESENSDQPVLVVGTSAVDVGVDFRIHLLIFEASDSATFIQRLGRLGRHPGFHEYQAFILLSGRTPWIKSRLEKELTNPEYDRHQFREIIEEVFNAPKDFDAYHKYWGALQAQGMLLNMSRKKEGVIEQLQNKISEDLRLIYGEQLDKKRGHWFALGHDKCGSGKAVQQELLRFRGGSDVQAAVWDQGRFYTYDLLKLLTYAEVEIIDREEFLKAAENANHPYTEFPEKYIHIYLKIQQWSDTRFHIQLECDRSSDELKQCTLSLIDKLSISGHPQTEVSRCLKKQKLLAFLVQVNRSQSNSHWEISRTLYLSSTFGMYRLKDADGQFYACAFNQDALLLEAIKWRIKPCERSKPYIF